GTCGCGGAGTGGATCGACCGCGGTGTCGCCGCCGCCCGCACCGGGGACGAGGGCACCCTGACGAAGATCAGGTCCGAGGTCGCCGACCTGATGGCCGCGCACCCCGCCCCGGGCCTGCCGACCGCCTGACCCGCCCACCCGCGCGGCAGTCGGCGCGGCCGATCGGTTCCCACCCGTCACACACCTGTTTCCGAGCTATGAGAGTCACCTGAGAGAATGGGCACCATGGCCTCTGAACGACCTCGTGTGCTCTCCGGGATCCAGCCCACCGCCGGCTCGTTCCACCTCGGCAATTACCTCGGCGCGGTCCGCCAGTGGGTGGCGCTGCAGGAGTCCCACGACGCCTTCTACATGGTGGTGGACCTGCACGCGATCACGATCCCGCAGGACCCCGCCGAGCTGCGCGCCAACACCCGGCTCGCCGCCGCCCAGCTGCTCGCCGCAGGCCTCGACCCGGAGCGCTGCACGCTCTTCGTCCAGAGCCACGTCCCCGAGCACGCCCAGCTCGCCTGGGTGATGAACTGCCTCACCGGATTCGGCGAGGCCTCCCGCATGACGCAGTTCAAGGACAAGTCCGCCAAGCAGGGCGCCGACCGCGCGTCCGTCGGCCTCTTCACCTACCCGGTCCTCCAGGTCGCGGACATCCTGCTGTACCAGGCCAACGAGGTCCCGGTCGGCGAGGACCAGCGCCAGCACATCGAGCTCACCCGTGACCTCGCGGAGCGTTTCAACGGCCGTTTCGGTGAGACGTTCACCGTGCCGTCGGCGTACATCCTCAAGGAGACGGCGAAGATCTACGACCTTCAGGACCCGTCGATCAAGATGAGCAAGTCGGCGTCCACGCCGAAGGGCCTCGTCAACCTGCTCGACGAGCCCAAGGCCACCGCCAAGAAGGTCAAGAGCGCCGTCACGGACACCGGCACGGAGATCCGCTACGACGTGGCGGAGAAGCCGGGCGTCAGCAACCTCCTGAGCATCTACTCCACGCTCACGGGCACCGGTATCGCCGAACTGGAGCAGAAGTACACCGGCAAGGGCTACGGTGCGCTGAAGACCGACCTCGCCGAAGTCATGGTCGAGTTCGTGACCCCCTTCCGGGACCGCACCCAGCAGTACCTGGACGACCCGGAGACGCTCGACTCGATCCTGGCCAAGGGCGCGGAGAAGGCGCGTGCCGTCGCCGCCGAGACCCTCGCGCAGGCGTACGACAAGGTGGGCTTCCTGCCCGCCAAGCACTGAGTCACCGCACCGAGCACCACGACAACAACACCGCGCTGCCCGCCGGGCCGCGCCCCTGCCCATCGACGCGACGACAGGAGTACGACGTGGGGACCGTAACGATCGGCGTTTCGATCGCGGTCCCGGAGCCTCACGGCAGCCTGCTCCAGGAGCGGCGTGCGGGCTTCGGGGACCCCGCGGCGCACGGCATCCCCACGCACGTGACCCTGCTGCCGCCGACCGAGGTGGACGCGTCGGCGCTGCCCGCGGTTGAGGCGCATCTCCTCTCGGTCGCGGCGGCCGGCCGGCCCTTCCCGATGCGCCTCTCCGGAACGGGCACGTTCCGTCCGCTGTCCCCTGTGGTCTACGTGCAGGTGGTGGCGGGCGGGTCGGCCTGCTCCTGGCTTCAGGAGCGGGTGCGGGACGCGTCCGGCCCGATGGCACGCGAACTGCAGTTCCCCTACCACCCGCACGTCACGGTGGCGCACGGCATCTCCGAAGAGGCGATGGACCGTGCGTACGAGGAGCTCTCGGAGTACGAGGCCGAGTGGTCCTGCACCGGCTTCGCCCTGTACGAGCAGGGTGCCGACGGTGTCTGGCGCAAGCTGCGCGACTTCGCCTTCGGCGGCACCGTGGTGCCCCCGCAGGCCCAGGCCCCGGCGGCCCGGGGCACACTGCCCACTCGCTGACCGGGACCCTAGAGAGGCAGGCGGCGGAACACCGGCCTCGGCGCGTGTCGCAGCGCCGACATGACCAGCCGCAGCGCCCCCGGCACCCACACCGTCTCCGAGCGCCGCCGCAGTCCGGTCTCGATGGCCTCGGCCACCGCGTCCGGGGTGGTCGCCATGGGAGCCTCCTCCAGGCCCGCCGTCATCTTCGAGCGCACGAAACCGGGGCGCACGACCATCACGTGCACCCCCGTGCCGTGCAGCGCGTCGCCGAGGCCCTGCGCGAACGCGTCCAGTCCGGCCTTGCTGGAGCCGTAGATGAAGTTCGAGCGGCGCGCCCGCTCGCCCGCCACGGAGGAGAGCACCACCAGGGACCCGTGGCCCTGGGACTGGAGCGCCCGCGCGCAGACCAGGCCGGCCGAGACCGCGCCCGTGTAGTTGGTCTGGGCGACGCGCACCGCCGCGAGGGGCTCGTCCTCGTCGCGTGCCTGGTCGCCGAGGACGCCGAAGGCGAGGAGCACCATGTCGATGTCGCCCTCGGTGAAGATCTTGCCGAGCGACTCCTCGTGGGCCTCGGGGTCGAGCGCGTCGAACGCGACGGTCCGCACGTCCGCGCCCCTGTCGCGCAGGTCGGCGGCGGCCTCCTCCAGGGCGGGCGACGGGCGCCCGGCGAGCCAGACGGTGCGGGTGCGGCGGGCGACGAGGCGTCGGGCGGTGGCGAGACCGATCTCCGAGGTGCCGCCGAGGACGAGCAGGGACTGAGGGGTGCCGAAGGCGTCTTTCACGTGTACCGGTCTCCTAGGGGGCTTAAAGAGCGAGGCGGCGGGAGAGGTCCGAGCGGAAGACGCCGAGCGGGTCGAGCTCGGCCCGCAGGGCGCGGAAGTCGTCGAGCCGCGGATACATCGCGGCGAGCATCTCGGGCCGCAGACGTGAGTCCTTGGCGAGGTAGACACGGCCGTCGGCGGCGGCGACCTCCTCGTCGAGCTCGTCGAGGAAGGCGCCGAGGCCGGGCAGGTTCGCCGGGATGTCGAGGGCGAGGGTCCAGCCGGGCATCGGGAAGGAGAGCCAGCCCGGGTCGCCCGTTCCGAAGCGCTTCAGTACGGCGAGGAAGGACGGGCAGCCGCGCTCCGAGATGCGCTGCACGATGCGGCGCAGGGCCTCCTCCTTGCCGTACCCGACGACGAACTGGTACTGGACGAAGCCGCTGCGGCCGTAGATGCGGTTCCAGTGGGGGACACCGTCCAGCGGGTGGAAGAAGGTGGAGATCTTCTGCAGCTCGCCGGTGCGGGAGCGGGGCGCCTTGCGGTACCAGAGCTCGTTGAAGAGGCCCACCGACGCCTTGCCGAGCAACCCCTCCGGAAGGAAGGACGGGGCGGCGGGCAACTGTGCGGGACGGAACGCGAGAGGGGCCCTACGCGCGCGTGCCCGCTCCGGAAGCGCGTCCAGAGGGGCGTGGTCGCCGCGGGTCAGGACCGAGCGGCCCATGGCCGCGCCGCGCGCGAGGAGGTCGATCCAGGCGACCGAGTAGCGGTAGCGGTGGTCCGTCGCGGTGAGGCGGGCCATCAAGTCGTCGAGGTCCGTCGCCCGTTCCGTGTCGACCGCCATCAAGGAGGTCTCCACAGGGAGGAGTTGCACGGTCGCCGAAAGGATGACGCCGGTCAGGCCCATGCCGCCCGCCGTCGCGTCGAACAGGGCGCTGCCGGGCTCGACCGTGCGGACCGTGCCGTCGGCGGTCAGCACGTCCATCGCGAGGACGTGCCGGGCGAAGGACCCGGAGACGTGGTGGTTCTTGCCGTGGATGTCGGCGCCGATGGCCCCGCCGACCGTCACGTAACGGGTCCCGGGTGTCACAGGGACGAACCAGCCGAGGGGGAGCAGGACTTCCATCAGGTGGTGCAGCGAGACGCCCGCGTCGCAGACGACGGTGGCCGCGGGGGCACCGGTGTCCGACGTCCGCGTGGTGTCGATGACGCGGATCCGGTCGAGGCCCGTCATGTCGATGACGGCGCCGCCCGCGTTCTGCGCCGCGTCTCCGTAGGCACGCCCCAGGCCGCGGGCGATGCCGCCGCGCTCCCCGCACGCGCGCACCGCGGCCGCGGCCTCCTCCGGCGTCCGGGGTCTCACCAGCCGGGCGGTGGTCGGTGCGGTGCGGCCCCAGCCCGAGACGGAGACGGCGGGCGACGTCGGGGCCTCGGTGCGGACAGGGGAATCGGCGGGGGAGTCGGGGCAGTCGGCAGGCATGCCAATGACCGTATCGCCCGTACATGGGCGTTTCGCTCAGAACCGTCCCGGCTCTCACCGAAATGGGTGATTGAGCGAGTGTCATCCAACATTGACGTAATTATTGGGATGTTGCCTAGAAGAGTCGAGATGACCGGCTACCGAATGCCCTCGAACGTCTTCGAAATAGAGGCGACATGCACGACATGGACCACCGGTTGCTGTCGGCCCTGCACGACTGCGGCACCGACCCGCGCGTGGCGGCCGCCGCCCGCGCCCTGTCCCGCACCGGCGAGCACGGCGCGCTCTGGATCGTCGCCGGCCTGGCGGGCGCCGCCGCCGACCGCGAGCGCCGCGGCGCCTGGCTCCGCGGCACGGCCCTCACCGCCGCCGCCCACCTGGCCAGCATGGGCATCAAGCGCGTCGTACGCCGACCGCGCCCCGCCGCCCTGGGCGGCATCGAACCCCTCGTACGCACCGCGGGCCGGCACTCCTTCCCCAGCTCGCACGCCACGTCCGCCGCCGCGGCCGTCGTCGCCTACGGCGCGCTGCGCCCAGTAGGAGCCCACCTTCTGCCGCCGCTGGCCGCCGCGATGTGCGTCTCCCGGATGGTCGTCGGCGTCCACTACCCCTCGGACGTGGCCGCGGGCGCGGCGCTGGGCGCACTCACCGCGCGCGCGGGCGCGGCCTGGATGAACGGAGGCCTCATCGATGCCTGAACCCGTCTCCACGCTCCTCGAACGGCCGGGACCGCCCGACGCGCCGCGCCAGGGCGCGGTCGGCCTGCCACTCGGCCTCCTGAAGACCGCACGCCCCCGCCAGTGGGTGAAGAACGTCCTCGTCGTAGCCGCCCCCGCGGCCGCGGGCGAACTCTTCACACGGCACGCCGTCGGACAAGTCGTGATCGTCTTCGTGCTGTTCACCGCCGCCGCGTCCGCCGTCTACCTGATCAACGACGCACGCGACGCCGACGCCGACCGCGCACACCCCACCAAGTGCCGCAGGCCGGTCGCCTGCGGTCAGGTGCCGGTACCCGTCGCGTACGCCGTAGGAGGGCTCCTGGCCGTCCTCGCACCGACGGCCGCCACCGTCCTGTGCACGCCGCTCACCGCGGCGCTCCTGGCCGCGTACGTCGGCATGCAACTCGCCTACTGCATCAGCCTCAAGCACGTCCTCGTCGTCGACCTCACCATCGTCACGACCGGCTTCCTGATGCGCGCCATGATCGGCGGCCTCGCCCTCGACATCCCCCTGTCGCGCTGGTTCCTGATCACCACGGGCTTCTGCGCGCTCTTCATGGTCTCCGCCAAGCGGTACTCCGAAGCCGTCCAGATGTCCGCGAGCCCGGAGGAACTCGGCGCCACGCGCGCGCTGCTCACCGAATACACCACCGGCTACCTGCGCTTCGTGTGGCAACTCGCCGCGGGCGTCGCCGTCCTCGCGTACTGCCTGTGGGCCATGGAGGAGGGCGGCACCGCCGACGGCGGCTCACTGCCCTGGCGTCAGCTGTCCATGGCCGCGTTCATCCTCGCCATCCTGCGCTACGCCGTCTTCGCCGACCGGGGCACCGCGGGCGAGCCCGAGGACGTCGTCCTGCGGGACAGGGCTCTCGCCGTGATCGGCGTGGTGTGGCTCGCCATGTACGGGCTCGCGGTCGCGGACTGGTGAAGGTGACGTCCCCGCGCGTACGGCTGCGCGCGCTCGGGCCCGAACTGCTGGGCTTCGCCGCCGCCGGGATCTGCGCGTACGCCGCCGACCTCGGCCTCTTCATCTGGCTGCGCGGACCCGTCGGCCTCGACCCGCTCACCGCCAAATCCCTCTCCTTCGTGGCGGGCTGCTCCGTGGCGTACGCCGGCAACGCCCTCGGCACCTACCGCAGGAAGGCCGCGGAGATCCCGCGGCTGCGCCAGTACGCGGTGTTCTTCGCCGTCAACATCGCGGGCGCCCTCGTCCAACTGCTGTGCATCGCCGTGTCCCACTACGGACTCGGTCTGACCTCGCAGCGTGCGGACACCGTCTCAGGCGCCGGTATCGGTATGGCACTCGCCACAGTTCTGCGCTTCTGGGGTACCCGGACCTTGGTCTTCCGCACCACGGGCAGGACAACAGGCAGGACAGCAGGCACGGAGGCGTCATGGACTGGCTGAAGAAACTTCCCGGCATCGGGCCGCTCGTCGCGAAGGGCATGCGCACGCACGCGTGGCAGTCCTACGAACGGCTCGACGAGGTGCACTGGACGCGCCTCGCCGCCGCCATGACGTTCATCAGTTTCCTGGCGCTCTTCCCACTGCTCACCGTCGCCGCCGCGATCGCCGCCGCGACGCTCACCAAGAAGCAGCAGGACACGCTGGAGAGCAAGATCTCCGAGCAGGTCCCCGGCATCTCGGACCAGCTGAACCTGGACGCCCTCGTCGAGAACGCGGGCACCGTCGGCCTCGTCGCGGGTGCCCTGCTGCTCTTCACCGGCATCGGCTGGGTCGGCTCGATGCGGGAGTGCCTGCGCGCCGTCTGGGAGCTGCCGGACGAGGAGGAGAACCCCGTCCTGCGCAAGGTCAAGGACGCGGGCGTGCTCTTCGGACTCGGCGGCGCGGGGCTCGCGTCGTTCGCCGCGTCCGCGCTCGCGTCGACCGCCGTCGGCCGGACCGCAGACCTGTTCGGCATCGACGAGCAGGGCTGGGGCACGGTGCTGCTCCAGGTCCTCGCGTTCGCCATCGCCGTCCTCGCGGACTTCCTGCTGCTGCTCTACGTACTGACGCTGCTGCCCGGCGTACAACCGGACCGGCGCCGCCTGATCACCGCCGCGCTGATCGGCGCGGCCGGCTTCGAGCTGCTCAAGCTGCTGCTCGGCGGCTACATGAAGGGCGTCGCCTCGAAGAACATGTACGGCGCCTTCGGAGTGCCCGTCGCACTCCTCCTGTGGATCAACTTCACGGCGAAGCTGCTGCTGTTCTGCGCGGCGTGGACGGCGACGCGCAGGGAGTCGCGTACGGAGTCGCGTACGGAGGACGAAGAGGCGGCCTCCGTAGAGACCGCCTCCAAAACCACGTCCTCCGTAGAGACCGCCTCCGGAGCCACCGTCCAAGAAGACGGCCGCCCGCCTCAGTCCTGAGGCGTCCGGCGGCCCGCCTGGCCGGGCAGCGGCAGCCGGCGCCGGATCACGAACGCGCCGCCGACGAGCACCACGAGCACGCCGCCCGTGATCGCGAGCGCGGTGCCCATGCCACTGCCCCCGCCGTCGGAGGAGTGCGCGGCCTTCTCCGCGTCCGTGCCCTCGCCGCCGCTGCCCGGGGCGCCCTTGCCCGCGCCGCCCGTGGCGGCACCCTTCGGCGCGACCAGCCGGCCCACGGCGTCGACCTTGCCCGCGGCCTCGAAGCCCCAGTCGAAGAGGCTGGCGGTCTCCTTGTAGACCGCGTGGGCCTCACCGGAGGAGGGGTTCATGACGGTGACGAGGAGGACCTTGCCGTCACGTTCGGCAACACCGGTGAACGTGTTTCCCGCGTTCGAGGTGTAGCCGTTCTTGACGCCCGCGATGCCCTTGTACGCGCTGATGCCGGGTGCGCCGGTGAGCAGCCGGTTGGTGTTCTGGATCTCGAAGGTGCCGCGCTTCGTCTTGCCCTTGTCCTTGCCCTTCTCGACCTTCTTGGTCTGTCCGGGGAACTGGGCCGTGGCCGTCGAGCAGTACTCGCGGAAGTCCTTCTTCTGCAGCCCCGAGCGGGCGAACAGCGACAGGTCGTACGCGGAGGACACCTGCCCCTTGGCGTCGTAGCCGTCCGGGGAGACCACGTGCGTGTCGAGGGCCTGCAACTCCTCGGCGTGCTTCTGCATGTCCTTGACGGTCTTCGGGACGCCGTCGTTCATCGCGGACAGGACGTGCACCGCGTCGTTGCCCGACTTCAGGAAGACGCCCAGCCACAGGTCGTGGACGCTGTACGTCTCGTTCTCCTTGATGCCCACCATGCTGCTGCCCGCGCCGATGCCCGCCATGTCGGCGAGCGTCACCTTGTGCTTCTGCGACTTGGGGAACTTCGGCAGGACGGTGTCGGCGAAGAGCATCTTCAGGGTGCTCGCCGGAGGCAGCCGCCAGTGCGCGTTGTGCGAGGCCATGACCTCACCCGTCTCGGCGTCCGAGACGATCCAGGAACGCCCCGTCAGATCCTTCGGCAGCACCGGCGCGCCCGGCTTGAGCTTCACCTGGGTGCCCGCCTCACCGAGTTGCGCACCGCCCACGGTGGACATCTTGGAAGGCGGCTTCGGATGCCCCTCGTCGTCTCCGGGCTTTCCGTCCGCGAGCGCGGGCGCTGCGGTCGACATGGTCAGCAATGCGGCGGAAGCGACCAACATGGCGGTCTTTTTTACGGCAGGCACGGACGAGAACGTACAGGGCGGGGCTGTGTAAGTCGCTCCCGAGGTCTGTTGTGTCCCCTCGTCCCCACCCCGGCGGCGGTGCGGCACGGAGGCTCGCGATACTGAACGTATGAAGCTCAGCCGCCCTGTCTCCTGGTTCCTGCTCGCCTTCGGGGTGTGGAGCTGGTTCATCTGGATCACTTTCGTCAAGAACCTGTGGAAGGACGGCAGCGGGCTCGCCTTCGACGACGCGGACAACCCGACCGGGTACTTCTGGGTGCACCTGACGCTTGCCGTTGTCTCCTTTGTCTTGGGGACGGTGGTAGGCACCATCGGGTTCCGCGGAGTCCGCGCACTGCGCAGAACGTCATAACCGTGGTTGCCCTCATGGTCCTCGTGGGCCTGGCCGTCCTTGCGGCCTTCGCGGCCCTCCACTGGTACGCGTGGCGCCGCCTCGTCCGGGACACCACGGCGGGGCCCGGGTTCGCCCGGCGCGCCGGGACGGTGGTCTTCGTCGCGGCGCCGCTGATGATGTTCGCGGCGCTCGTGGCCGAGCGGACGGGTGCGCCGTTCCTGCTCCAGCAGGTGCTGGCCTGGCCGGGCTTCATGTGGCTGGCCCTCTCGCTTTACCTGCTGCTCGCGCTGGTCGTGGGGGAGCTCGTACGTCCCCTGCTGCGGCGGTGGCTGGAACGGGAAGGGACGGTTCCGGAGGCCGAGGCGGAATCCGTACGTGTACGTGTGGCGGAGTCCGAGGCCCGGGACCCGGCGGAGGCTGCCCCCGAGGGCGAGAAGACTGCCCCCGCACCTGCCCCCGCACCTGCCTCCGCGCCCGCCCCCGAGAAGGCGATCGCCTCCCCCTCCCGCCGTCTCTTCGTCTCCCGCATCGTCGGCGGCACCGCCGCGGCCGTCGCCGCCGGAACCGTGGGCTACGGAACGTACGGCGTACTCCGCGGCCCCAAGGTGAAGCGCGTCACCGTGCCGCTGGCGAAACTGCCGCGCGCCGCCCACGGGTTCAGGATCGCGGTGGTCAGCGACATCCACCTCGGTCCGATCCTGGGCCGCGACTTCACCCGGCGCGTGGTCGACACCGTCAACGCCACGCAGCCGGACCTGATCGCCGTGGTGGGCGACCTGGTCGACGGCAGCGTCGAACATCTCGCCCCCGCCGCGGCGCCGCTGGCCGGAATGCGCGCGCGGCACGGCGCGTACTTCGTCACCGGCAACCACGAGTACTTCTCCGGCGCCGAGCAGTGGGTCGACCACGTACGCGAACTCGGCCTGCACCCCCTGCGCAACGCCCGCACCGAGCTCCCCGGGTTCGACCTGGCGGGCGTCGACGACGTGGCGGGCGAGGACGAGGGCAAGGGCCCCGACTTCGCCAAGGCACTCGGCGGCCGGGACCGGTCACGGGCCTCCGTGCTCCTCGCGCACCAGCCGGTCGTCATCCACGACGCGGTGGAGCACGGCGTGGACCTGCAACTGTCCGGCCACACGCACGGCGGCCAGCTCTGGCCGGGCAACCTCATCGCAGACCTGGCCAACCCGACGCTCGCGGGCCTGGAACGGTACGGCGACACGCAGCTCTACGTCACCCGCGGCGCGGGCGCGTGGGGGCCGCCGGTGCGCGTAGGGGCGCCCTCGGACATCACGGTCGTGGAACTGGCGTCGCGCCAGGCCTGACCCGACCGTCCAGAACTGGCCAGATGTACCTGGGCCGGGGGTGCCGCAGTGACACGCGCGGTGACGCCGCGCAGCATTGACGTATCGCAGGGGGTACGGGGGAGGCAGGGAATCCAGGGGCCATGGGGTGGGGGTACAGGGGACGTGCTGAGACGTGATGCCTTCAGATTGCCGCCGCACCCGGCGTCGGTGCCGCTGGCCCGGACACGGGTGTACGACCACCTGTCGGCCTGGGGACACACCGCGGACGACGGGGCGCTCGACGACACGGTGCTCCTCGTGTCGGAACTCGCGACCAACGCGATCGTCCACGGATTCGTGACCGCGGGGGAGTTCGAAGTCGCGGTGACGGTGCTCGCCGACGGCGCCTGCTTCATAGAGGTGTCCGACGAGAGCCCCACGCAGCCGGAGATGCGGAAGCCCGGCACGTGGGAGGACGAACACGGCCGCGGCATGTGCCTCCTCGACGCGACGGCGGAGGCGTGGGGGGTGTGGCGGCGCGGGGGCAGCGGGAAGACGGTGTGGGCGTTGGTACGGAGGTGAGGACGGGATGCTCCCCTCAAGAAGTCCGCGCGAGCTCCGGCCGCTTCAGGTAGTCCGTGAACCCGACGACGTTCCCCCACGCGTCGGTGATCTCCACGGTCCAGCCGGTGGCCACGGAGAACGGCTCGCTCAGCAGGGGGATGCCCGCCGCCGCCAGGGCCTGGCCCTTCGCGCGGGCGTCGGGGACCTCCAGCCAGATGCGGGGGGAGGGCCACGGCGGCGTACGCGGCACGATGCCGTCCTCCACGCGCAGGAGCAGGCCCGGCGTCTCCTTGCCGACCTTCAGGATGGCGAGGCCGAGCTCGTCGAGCCGGGCGGCGACGGGGAATCCGGCCCGCTCGTAGAACGCGACGGCCTCGCCGAGGTCGCCGACGGGGAACAGGACGTTGTCGAAGCCGAGCAGTCCGACCGGCTGGTTGTCTGACATTCCGTCAGGGTAGGACGGGGGCCGTCGCGGCGGCGCAGGCGCGCATGAAGCGCACCGAGCGCGCACGATTCTTCGACCGTACGGCCCCCCCGGTACGGGTGGGGGAGCGGTGGGGGGGGGGGGTGCGTCGGCGCTCCAGTAGGAGAGGTGCCCTTCTTGTTGAAGACCTTCCAGGGAGCGGCCGGAAACGCACCGTGGGCCCCGCTCCGGACTGGAGCGGGGCCCACGGGGACGTACGGGTGGAAGCCGGATCAGAAGCGGCGCGTGATCAGCGCGCGCTTCACTTCCTGGATCGCCTTCGTGACCTCGATGCCACGCGGGCAGGCGTCCGTGCAGTTGAACGTCGTGCGGCAACGCCACACGCCGTCCTTGTCGTTGAGGATCTCCAGGCGCTGCTCGCCCGCCTCGTCACGGCTGTCGAAGATGAAGCGGTGCGCGTTGACGATCGCGGCCGGGCCGAAGTACTGGCCGTCGTTCCAGAACACCGGGCACGACGACGTGCACGCGGCGCACAGGATGCACTTGGTCGTGTCGTCGAAGCGCTCGCGGTCCTCGGCGGTCTGCAGACGCTCGCGCGTCGGCTCGTTGCCCGTCGTCACCAGGAACGGCATGACGTCGCGGTACGCCTGGAAGAACGGGTCCATGTCGACGACCAGGTCCTTCAGGACCGTCAGACCCTTGATCGGCTCGACCGTGATCGGCTTGGCCGGGTTGATGTCCTTGATCAGGGTCTTGCAGGCAAGACGGTTCTTGCCGTTGATCCGCATGGCGTCCGAGCCGCAGATGCCGTGCGCGCAGGAGCGGCGGAACGTGAGCGTCCCGTCCAGCTCCCACTTGATCTTGTGGAGGCCGTCGAGGACGCGCTCCTTGGGGTCGATCTCCAGCTGGAAGTCTTCCCAAGTGGCGTCCGCCGAGACCTCAGGGTTGAAGCGGCGGATGCGGAACGTCACCGTGATCAGGTGCGAGCCGTTGTCCGCTTCGAGGGCCTCGAGCTTGTCCATCGTCGGGGTAGCCATCAGTACTTACGCTCCATCGGCTGGTAGCGGGTCTGGACGACCGGCTTGTAGTCGAGACGGATCGTCTCCGTGCCGTCGTCGCCGACCTCGCGGTACGCCATGGTGTGGCGCATGAAGTTGACGTCGTCGCGGGTGGGGAAGTCCTCGCGGTAGTGACCGCCGCGCGACTCCTTGCGGGCGAGCGCGGACTGCGCCATGACCTCGGCCAGGTCGAGCAGGTTGCCCAGCTCGATGGCCTCCAGGAGGTCCGTGTTGAAGCGCTTGCCCTTGTCCTGGATCGAGACGTTGAGGTAGCGCTTGCGCAGCTCCGCGATCTTCTCGACGGCCGTCTTGATCGTCTGCTCCGTGCGGAACACCATGACGTTGGCGTCCATGGTCTCCTGGAGCTCCGTGCGGATCTCGTGGACCCGCTCGTTGCCCGAGGCGTCGCGCAGGCGCTCGACCTGGGAGACGACGAGCTCCTCCGGGTTCTCGGGGAGCTCGACGAAGTCGTTCTTCGCGGCGTACTCCGCGGCGGCGATGCCGGCGCGGCGCCCGAAGACGTTGATGTCCAGGAGCGAGTTGGTGCCGAGGCGGTTGGCGCCGTGCACCGAGACGCAGGCGACCTCACCGGCGGCGTACAGGCCCGGGACGACCGTCGTGTTGTCCGCGAGGACCTCGCCCTCGACGTTCGTCGGGATGCCGCCCATGGCGTAGTGCGCGGTCGGCTGGATCGGGATCGGGTCCGTGTAGGGCTCGATGCCGAGGTAGGTGCGGGCGAACTCGGTGATGTCCGGGAGCTTGGCGTCCAGCTGCTCCGGCGGGAGGTGCGTGAGGTCGAGGTAGACGTGGTCGCCCTCGGGACCGCAGCCGCGGCCCTCACGGATCTCCGTGTAGATGGAGCGGGACACGACGTCACGGGACGCGAGGTCCTTCATGACCGGCGCGTACTTCTCCATGAAGCGCTCGCCGTCCTTGTTGCGGAGGATGCCGCCCTCACCGCGGGCGCCCTCCGTGAGAAGGATGCCCATGCGCCAGATGCCGGTCGGGTGGA
The sequence above is a segment of the Streptomyces sp. Je 1-369 genome. Coding sequences within it:
- a CDS encoding D-alanyl-D-alanine carboxypeptidase family protein; translated protein: MSTAAPALADGKPGDDEGHPKPPSKMSTVGGAQLGEAGTQVKLKPGAPVLPKDLTGRSWIVSDAETGEVMASHNAHWRLPPASTLKMLFADTVLPKFPKSQKHKVTLADMAGIGAGSSMVGIKENETYSVHDLWLGVFLKSGNDAVHVLSAMNDGVPKTVKDMQKHAEELQALDTHVVSPDGYDAKGQVSSAYDLSLFARSGLQKKDFREYCSTATAQFPGQTKKVEKGKDKGKTKRGTFEIQNTNRLLTGAPGISAYKGIAGVKNGYTSNAGNTFTGVAERDGKVLLVTVMNPSSGEAHAVYKETASLFDWGFEAAGKVDAVGRLVAPKGAATGGAGKGAPGSGGEGTDAEKAAHSSDGGGSGMGTALAITGGVLVVLVGGAFVIRRRLPLPGQAGRRTPQD
- a CDS encoding SCO4848 family membrane protein codes for the protein MKLSRPVSWFLLAFGVWSWFIWITFVKNLWKDGSGLAFDDADNPTGYFWVHLTLAVVSFVLGTVVGTIGFRGVRALRRTS
- a CDS encoding metallophosphoesterase, producing MVALMVLVGLAVLAAFAALHWYAWRRLVRDTTAGPGFARRAGTVVFVAAPLMMFAALVAERTGAPFLLQQVLAWPGFMWLALSLYLLLALVVGELVRPLLRRWLEREGTVPEAEAESVRVRVAESEARDPAEAAPEGEKTAPAPAPAPASAPAPEKAIASPSRRLFVSRIVGGTAAAVAAGTVGYGTYGVLRGPKVKRVTVPLAKLPRAAHGFRIAVVSDIHLGPILGRDFTRRVVDTVNATQPDLIAVVGDLVDGSVEHLAPAAAPLAGMRARHGAYFVTGNHEYFSGAEQWVDHVRELGLHPLRNARTELPGFDLAGVDDVAGEDEGKGPDFAKALGGRDRSRASVLLAHQPVVIHDAVEHGVDLQLSGHTHGGQLWPGNLIADLANPTLAGLERYGDTQLYVTRGAGAWGPPVRVGAPSDITVVELASRQA
- a CDS encoding ATP-binding protein, with the translated sequence MLRRDAFRLPPHPASVPLARTRVYDHLSAWGHTADDGALDDTVLLVSELATNAIVHGFVTAGEFEVAVTVLADGACFIEVSDESPTQPEMRKPGTWEDEHGRGMCLLDATAEAWGVWRRGGSGKTVWALVRR
- a CDS encoding VOC family protein — protein: MSDNQPVGLLGFDNVLFPVGDLGEAVAFYERAGFPVAARLDELGLAILKVGKETPGLLLRVEDGIVPRTPPWPSPRIWLEVPDARAKGQALAAAGIPLLSEPFSVATGWTVEITDAWGNVVGFTDYLKRPELARTS
- a CDS encoding succinate dehydrogenase iron-sulfur subunit, which codes for MATPTMDKLEALEADNGSHLITVTFRIRRFNPEVSADATWEDFQLEIDPKERVLDGLHKIKWELDGTLTFRRSCAHGICGSDAMRINGKNRLACKTLIKDINPAKPITVEPIKGLTVLKDLVVDMDPFFQAYRDVMPFLVTTGNEPTRERLQTAEDRERFDDTTKCILCAACTSSCPVFWNDGQYFGPAAIVNAHRFIFDSRDEAGEQRLEILNDKDGVWRCRTTFNCTDACPRGIEVTKAIQEVKRALITRRF
- the sdhA gene encoding succinate dehydrogenase flavoprotein subunit, with the translated sequence MKIHKYDTVIVGAGGAGMRAAIEATKRSRTAVLTKLYPTRSHTGAAQGGMAAALANVEEDNWEWHTFDTIKGGDYLVDQDAAEILAKEAIDAVLDLEKMGLPFNRTPDGTIDQRRFGGHTRNHGEAAVRRSCYAADRTGHMILQTLYQNCVKEGVEFFNEFYVLDQLIVEVDGVKRSAGVVAYELATGEIHVFQAKSVIYASGGTGKFFKVTSNAHTLTGDGQAACYRRGLPLEDMEFFQFHPTGIWRMGILLTEGARGEGGILRNKDGERFMEKYAPVMKDLASRDVVSRSIYTEIREGRGCGPEGDHVYLDLTHLPPEQLDAKLPDITEFARTYLGIEPYTDPIPIQPTAHYAMGGIPTNVEGEVLADNTTVVPGLYAAGEVACVSVHGANRLGTNSLLDINVFGRRAGIAAAEYAAKNDFVELPENPEELVVSQVERLRDASGNERVHEIRTELQETMDANVMVFRTEQTIKTAVEKIAELRKRYLNVSIQDKGKRFNTDLLEAIELGNLLDLAEVMAQSALARKESRGGHYREDFPTRDDVNFMRHTMAYREVGDDGTETIRLDYKPVVQTRYQPMERKY